A genome region from Bombilactobacillus bombi includes the following:
- the uvrA gene encoding excinuclease ABC subunit UvrA, whose amino-acid sequence MVNDNIVIHGARSHNLKNIDVTIPRNKLVVMTGLSGSGKSSLAFDTLYAEGQRRYVESLSSYARQFLGQMDKPDVDSIDGLSPAISIDQKTTSKNPRSTVGTATEINDYLRLLWARVGTPVCPNDGTIISRQSVEQMVDRLLKLPERTKLQILSPVIRSKKGQHKKVLAQIAKQGYVRVIIDGEQHDITDEIELNKNQQHNLQVVVDRIVIKDGIRSRLFDSIESALRLSGGYMTADIIGGEPLVFSEHYACPLCGFTVGELEPRLFSFNAPFGACPDCDGLGMKLEVDLDLVIPDRHLTLNQGAIVPWNQEHSQYYPHLLQQAAAQFGIDQDTPFNKLPQNQQDFLLYGSDKQQFHFHFDNDFGSVRDVDTTFEGVIPNIAHRYRKPSSAFMRDIMRKYMTESVCQTCHGTRLNRKALSVQIAQQNIAEVSDLPIKAALPFFKSIKLSPQNTVIAQPILKEVIDRLTFLQNVGLDYLTLSRSAGTLSGGEAQRIRLATQIGSNLSGVLYILDEPSIGLHQRDNDRLIRSLKAMRDLGNTLIVVEHDEDTMRQADYLIDVGPGAGAAGGQIVAAGTPQEVAANPDSLTGQYLAGKKYIPLPTKRRNGTGQSVKIYGAAENNLKNIDVEFPLGKFIAVTGVSGSGKSSLVNQILQRALAQKLNHNNHRPGKFQKITGFEDLKTLVNIDQSPIGRTPRSNPATYTGVFDDIRDLFAKTNEAKVRGYTKGRFSFNVKGGRCEACKGDGIIKIEMNFLPDVYVPCEVCHGTRYNSETLQVTYKGKNIAEILQMTVAEALEFFEHLPKIERKLQTIADVGLGYVQLGQSATTLSGGEAQRMKLASELYKKSDGHNFYILDEPTTGLHVDDIKRLLDVLQRLVDQGNTVVVIEHNLDVIKSADWIIDLGPEGGDLGGQVVAIGTPEQIVQVKESYTGQYLKPVLEKFETLE is encoded by the coding sequence ATGGTAAACGATAATATTGTCATTCATGGTGCTCGTTCGCATAATTTGAAAAATATTGATGTCACCATTCCTCGTAATAAATTGGTAGTGATGACTGGGCTTTCAGGCTCTGGAAAAAGTTCACTTGCGTTTGATACCCTTTATGCAGAAGGGCAACGACGTTATGTTGAAAGTCTCTCCTCTTATGCGCGGCAGTTTTTGGGACAAATGGATAAACCTGACGTCGATTCAATTGATGGATTGAGTCCAGCAATTTCTATTGATCAAAAAACTACGTCCAAAAACCCTCGTTCTACTGTTGGTACCGCTACTGAAATTAATGATTACTTGCGGCTTTTATGGGCGCGAGTAGGGACGCCAGTATGTCCTAATGATGGTACTATTATTAGTCGACAATCAGTCGAACAAATGGTGGATCGGTTATTAAAATTGCCCGAACGAACCAAATTACAAATCTTATCGCCAGTAATACGCAGTAAAAAAGGACAACATAAAAAAGTATTAGCACAAATTGCCAAGCAAGGATATGTACGGGTAATTATTGACGGTGAGCAACATGATATTACTGATGAGATTGAATTAAATAAAAATCAACAGCATAATTTGCAAGTCGTTGTGGATCGAATAGTAATTAAAGATGGCATCCGTTCACGACTATTTGACTCTATAGAATCGGCCTTGCGCTTATCAGGTGGGTATATGACCGCAGATATAATTGGTGGTGAGCCCTTAGTATTTTCAGAACACTATGCTTGTCCTTTATGTGGTTTTACAGTAGGAGAATTAGAGCCACGGCTTTTTTCTTTTAATGCACCTTTTGGGGCTTGTCCAGATTGTGATGGCTTAGGTATGAAGTTAGAAGTGGATTTGGATTTAGTAATTCCCGATCGTCATTTAACCTTGAATCAAGGAGCGATAGTTCCTTGGAACCAAGAACATTCACAGTATTATCCACATTTATTACAACAAGCTGCTGCGCAATTTGGAATTGACCAAGATACACCATTTAATAAATTGCCCCAAAACCAACAAGATTTTTTGCTTTATGGCTCTGATAAACAGCAATTTCATTTTCATTTTGATAATGATTTTGGTAGTGTACGTGATGTTGATACTACATTTGAAGGTGTCATTCCTAATATTGCCCATCGTTATCGCAAGCCTTCAAGTGCTTTTATGCGAGATATTATGCGCAAATATATGACTGAATCAGTTTGTCAAACTTGTCATGGTACACGTTTGAATCGTAAAGCTCTCAGCGTACAAATTGCTCAGCAAAACATTGCTGAGGTCTCAGATTTACCTATCAAAGCAGCATTACCATTTTTTAAATCTATTAAGTTATCACCACAAAATACAGTAATTGCCCAGCCAATTTTAAAAGAAGTAATTGATCGGTTGACATTTCTGCAAAATGTCGGTTTGGATTACTTGACACTTTCGCGTTCGGCGGGAACTCTATCAGGTGGAGAAGCCCAACGCATTCGCTTAGCTACTCAAATTGGTTCTAACTTATCCGGAGTATTATATATTTTAGATGAACCTTCGATTGGTTTGCATCAACGTGATAATGATCGATTAATTCGTTCGCTTAAAGCTATGCGAGATTTAGGTAATACCTTAATTGTTGTAGAACATGATGAAGATACAATGCGGCAGGCTGATTATTTGATTGATGTTGGTCCTGGTGCGGGTGCAGCGGGAGGACAGATAGTAGCGGCAGGCACACCTCAAGAAGTAGCTGCCAATCCTGATTCTTTAACAGGGCAATATTTGGCCGGCAAAAAATATATTCCATTACCCACAAAACGTCGGAATGGCACGGGTCAATCTGTCAAAATTTATGGTGCTGCTGAAAACAATTTGAAAAATATTGATGTCGAATTTCCACTTGGAAAATTTATCGCTGTCACTGGGGTTTCGGGTTCGGGAAAATCATCTTTAGTGAACCAAATTTTACAACGAGCCTTAGCACAAAAATTGAATCATAATAATCATCGTCCTGGTAAATTTCAAAAAATTACCGGTTTTGAAGATTTAAAAACACTTGTTAATATTGATCAAAGTCCGATAGGACGTACTCCGCGGAGTAATCCAGCGACCTATACGGGAGTTTTTGATGATATACGTGATTTATTTGCTAAGACTAATGAAGCCAAAGTTCGAGGCTATACTAAAGGACGTTTTTCCTTTAATGTTAAAGGTGGCCGTTGTGAAGCATGTAAAGGGGACGGCATTATTAAAATTGAGATGAATTTTTTGCCAGATGTTTATGTACCTTGTGAAGTTTGTCATGGTACGCGCTATAACTCGGAAACTTTACAAGTCACCTACAAGGGTAAGAACATTGCGGAAATTTTACAAATGACCGTTGCAGAAGCTTTGGAATTTTTTGAGCATTTACCCAAAATTGAGCGTAAATTACAGACAATTGCGGATGTCGGCTTAGGGTATGTTCAACTAGGACAATCGGCTACTACTTTGTCTGGGGGAGAAGCCCAGAGAATGAAATTAGCGTCAGAACTCTATAAGAAATCAGATGGTCATAATTTCTATATTTTGGATGAACCGACTACGGGTTTACATGTTGATGACATTAAACGTTTGTTAGATGTGCTGCAAAGACTGGTTGATCAAGGTAATACAGTAGTTGTGATTGAACATAACTTAGATGTGATTAAATCCGCAGATTGGATTATTGATTTGGGACCAGAAGGCGGCGACTTAGGTGGACAAGTTGTAGCTATTGGAACACCGGAGCAAATTGTACAAGTCAAAGAGTCTTACACTGGACAATATTTGAAACCAGTTTTAGAAAAATTTGAAACAC
- the uvrB gene encoding excinuclease ABC subunit UvrB, giving the protein MLERITDNKFELVSKYQPAGDQQQAIDKLTHDFQTGNHEQILKGATGTGKTFTMANVIKNLNKPTLVISHNKTLAGQLYGEFKEFFPHNAVEYFVSYYDYYQPEAYVPSSDTYIEKDSSINDEIDKLRHAATSALLERNDVIVVASVSCIFGLGDPREYQASVISLRTGQEINRQQLLKDLVDNQFERNDIDFQRGRFRVRGDVIDIFPASRDDNSLRIEFFGDEIDRILEMDPLTGEILGEREQVSIFPATHFMTNEEQMTAALKRISQELADRLAELKGQGKLLEAQRLEQRTNYDIEMMREMGYTSGIENYSRHMEGRAQGEPPFTLLDFFPDDFNIMIDESHVTMPQIRGMYNGDRARKQMLIDYGFRLPSALDNRPLTLAEFEKHVNQILYVSATPGDYELERTGEVVEQVIRPTGLLDPDIEVRPIMGQIDNLVAEINQRIEKKERTLITTLTKKMAEDLTDYLKDLGIKVAYLHSDIKTLERTEIIRDLRLGKYDVLIGINLLREGIDVPEVSLIAILDADKEGFLRSERPLIQTIGRAARNKDGHVIMYADHMTDSMKTAIAETKRRRQIQEQYNEKHHITPQTIQKPIRDAISAIKTVDHDGEVEQAAAVEIDFDNMSDQEQQELLQQLTAQMERAAKALDFEQAATLRDTILELKAEIS; this is encoded by the coding sequence ATGCTAGAACGGATAACCGATAATAAATTTGAATTAGTTTCTAAATATCAACCAGCTGGAGATCAACAACAAGCTATTGACAAATTGACTCACGATTTTCAGACAGGCAATCATGAGCAAATACTCAAGGGAGCGACAGGAACCGGTAAAACTTTTACGATGGCTAACGTCATCAAGAATTTAAACAAGCCTACTTTGGTTATTTCGCACAATAAAACTCTGGCCGGTCAACTTTATGGCGAATTTAAAGAATTCTTTCCCCATAATGCGGTTGAATATTTTGTGAGTTACTATGATTATTATCAACCTGAAGCTTATGTACCCTCCAGCGATACCTATATTGAGAAAGATTCTAGTATTAATGATGAAATTGATAAATTACGACACGCAGCTACTTCGGCTTTATTGGAACGTAATGATGTGATTGTTGTTGCATCAGTTTCTTGTATTTTTGGTTTAGGTGATCCTCGAGAATATCAGGCTAGTGTGATTTCTTTGCGCACAGGACAAGAGATTAATCGCCAGCAGTTGCTCAAAGACTTAGTGGATAACCAATTTGAACGTAATGATATTGATTTTCAGCGGGGACGTTTTCGCGTCCGTGGCGATGTGATTGATATATTTCCAGCCTCGCGGGATGACAATTCTTTACGGATTGAGTTTTTTGGTGATGAGATTGATCGTATTTTGGAAATGGATCCATTAACCGGAGAAATTTTGGGTGAAAGAGAACAAGTTTCCATTTTTCCTGCCACTCATTTTATGACGAATGAAGAGCAAATGACGGCCGCCTTAAAACGGATTAGTCAAGAATTAGCGGACCGGTTGGCCGAATTAAAGGGTCAAGGCAAATTATTAGAAGCGCAACGTTTAGAACAGCGTACCAATTATGATATTGAAATGATGCGGGAAATGGGCTACACTTCCGGTATTGAAAATTATTCTCGACACATGGAAGGACGAGCTCAAGGCGAACCGCCATTTACGTTGTTAGATTTTTTTCCAGATGATTTTAATATTATGATTGATGAATCTCATGTAACTATGCCGCAAATTCGTGGGATGTATAATGGTGATCGTGCGCGCAAACAGATGCTCATTGATTATGGTTTTCGTTTGCCTAGTGCCTTAGATAATCGTCCGTTAACTTTGGCAGAATTTGAAAAGCATGTCAATCAAATCTTGTATGTATCTGCCACTCCAGGTGACTATGAATTAGAACGCACTGGTGAAGTAGTTGAACAAGTTATTCGACCAACAGGACTTTTAGATCCTGATATCGAAGTACGACCAATTATGGGTCAAATTGATAATTTAGTAGCTGAAATCAATCAACGGATTGAGAAGAAAGAGCGAACTTTGATAACCACTTTGACCAAGAAAATGGCTGAAGACTTAACTGACTATTTGAAAGATTTGGGTATTAAAGTAGCCTATTTGCATAGTGATATTAAAACCCTCGAACGAACAGAAATTATCCGGGATTTACGCTTAGGTAAGTATGATGTTTTGATCGGAATTAATCTTTTGCGCGAAGGAATTGATGTTCCTGAAGTATCATTAATTGCGATTTTGGATGCTGATAAAGAAGGATTTCTGCGTTCAGAACGGCCCTTAATTCAGACTATTGGCCGTGCAGCTCGTAATAAAGATGGACATGTTATTATGTATGCAGACCACATGACAGATTCGATGAAAACAGCGATTGCTGAAACCAAGCGTCGGCGTCAAATTCAAGAACAATATAATGAGAAGCATCATATAACCCCACAAACGATTCAAAAACCAATTCGTGATGCAATTTCCGCGATTAAAACGGTCGATCATGATGGTGAAGTGGAACAAGCAGCGGCTGTGGAAATTGACTTTGATAATATGTCAGATCAAGAGCAACAAGAGTTGTTACAACAGCTAACTGCACAAATGGAACGTGCTGCCAAAGCGTTAGATTTTGAACAAGCAGCAACTTTACGTGATACAATTTTAGAATTGAAAGCAGAGATTAGTTAA
- a CDS encoding YfbR-like 5'-deoxynucleotidase has translation MGIHQFIQGLTNLENLDRAPGHFQYQQHSVAAHSFKVTEIAQILGDIEELAGNQINWQSLYEKALNHDYTERFIGDIKTPVKYATKQLRQMLAQVDEDMTENFIQKEIPDNLQDRFRRRLGEGKDDTLEGNILAIADKVDLLYESFGEIEKGNPDNVFIEIFSESLVTIKKFQNLACGKYFLQTVLPDLLNEDFASREKLTAISRQILTEK, from the coding sequence ATGGGAATTCATCAATTTATTCAAGGATTGACCAACCTCGAAAATTTAGACCGAGCTCCAGGTCATTTTCAATATCAGCAACATAGCGTAGCAGCGCATTCGTTCAAAGTGACAGAAATTGCTCAAATTTTAGGTGATATTGAAGAATTAGCGGGGAATCAGATTAATTGGCAGTCATTATATGAAAAAGCACTGAATCACGATTATACGGAGCGATTTATTGGAGATATTAAAACGCCAGTTAAATACGCAACTAAGCAATTACGACAAATGTTAGCACAAGTTGATGAAGACATGACAGAGAACTTTATCCAAAAAGAAATTCCGGATAACTTACAAGATCGTTTTCGCCGGCGGCTGGGAGAAGGCAAAGATGACACTTTGGAAGGCAATATTTTAGCAATTGCTGACAAAGTTGATTTGTTGTATGAATCTTTTGGTGAAATTGAAAAAGGAAATCCAGATAATGTTTTCATTGAAATTTTCAGTGAAAGCCTAGTGACCATCAAAAAATTTCAAAATTTAGCCTGTGGAAAATACTTCTTACAGACAGTATTACCAGATTTGTTAAATGAAGATTTTGCTTCACGAGAAAAACTGACAGCTATTAGTCGACAAATTTTGACAGAAAAGTAG
- a CDS encoding phospho-sugar mutase: MDWQDNYQVWANYANLDLALKQQLDSLKDKQEELKDAFYAPMEFGTAGMRGILGPGINRMNIYTVRQAAEGLARFMDTLDDTKKQRGVAISFDSRYNSQLFAAESARVLGHHQIPVYLFDSLRPTPELSFAVRYLHTYAGIMITASHNPAKYNGFKIYGPDGGQMPPQESDQITNYVRQARDLFAIAVADIHDLRQQQLLHLIGEDVDQAYLQEIKSVSIDQNLINQYRDLKFVYTPLHGTGKMLAGRAFSQVGFTKMQLVQEQAILDPEFATVEFPNPEFSETFNLAIRDGQKISADVLIATDPDADRLGAAVRQPDGQYQLMTGNQIASVLLEYILSAKKRTHTLPQNGAVVKSIVSTELATKISQAYGVEMINVLTGFKFIAEQIQQFQETGSHEFLFGFEESYGYLVQPFVRDKDAIQASVLLAEVAAYYKSQNKTLYDGLQDIYQRYGYYKEKTISKTFAGVDGIAKMDKLMNRFRQNEPTEFNGTKIISVQDFQSGLQKNADGTTKALGLPSANVLKFILADETWIAVRPSGTEPKIKNYVGVTANTEAEANDNLAAYVEAIDSWY; the protein is encoded by the coding sequence ATGGATTGGCAAGATAATTATCAAGTCTGGGCTAATTATGCAAACTTAGACTTAGCTTTGAAACAACAATTAGATAGTTTGAAAGACAAGCAAGAAGAATTGAAAGATGCCTTTTACGCGCCGATGGAATTTGGAACTGCTGGCATGAGAGGAATTCTTGGACCAGGTATTAATCGGATGAACATTTATACAGTACGCCAGGCTGCTGAAGGCTTAGCCCGTTTTATGGATACGCTAGATGACACCAAAAAACAGCGTGGAGTAGCAATTAGTTTTGATTCACGCTACAATTCTCAACTTTTTGCTGCAGAATCTGCGCGCGTATTAGGACATCATCAAATTCCAGTATATTTGTTTGATAGTTTAAGACCTACTCCTGAGTTATCATTTGCAGTACGTTATCTCCATACTTATGCAGGAATTATGATTACTGCTAGTCATAATCCGGCTAAATATAATGGTTTTAAAATTTATGGTCCTGATGGTGGGCAAATGCCACCTCAAGAATCTGATCAAATTACTAATTATGTACGTCAAGCCCGGGACTTATTTGCCATCGCAGTAGCTGATATTCATGATTTACGTCAGCAGCAACTCTTACATTTAATTGGTGAAGATGTAGATCAAGCCTATCTTCAAGAAATAAAATCTGTTTCGATTGATCAAAACCTTATAAACCAATATCGTGATTTAAAATTTGTTTATACGCCTTTGCACGGAACCGGCAAGATGCTGGCTGGTCGTGCTTTTAGCCAAGTAGGTTTTACTAAAATGCAATTAGTTCAAGAACAAGCTATTTTGGATCCGGAATTTGCAACTGTGGAATTTCCTAATCCAGAATTTAGCGAAACTTTTAATTTGGCTATTAGAGACGGACAAAAAATTTCTGCTGATGTTTTAATTGCTACTGATCCTGATGCTGATCGTTTGGGAGCAGCAGTACGGCAACCTGATGGGCAGTATCAACTCATGACTGGTAATCAAATTGCTAGTGTTTTGTTAGAGTATATTTTAAGTGCAAAAAAAAGAACACACACATTACCGCAAAATGGGGCTGTAGTTAAATCAATTGTTTCCACGGAGTTAGCAACTAAAATTTCCCAAGCTTATGGCGTAGAAATGATTAATGTTTTAACAGGCTTTAAATTTATTGCAGAACAAATTCAACAATTTCAAGAAACTGGCAGTCATGAGTTTTTGTTTGGTTTTGAGGAAAGTTATGGCTATTTGGTGCAACCATTTGTCCGTGATAAAGATGCCATTCAAGCTAGTGTGCTGTTAGCAGAAGTTGCTGCTTATTATAAGAGTCAAAATAAGACTTTGTATGATGGCTTGCAAGATATTTATCAACGTTACGGTTATTATAAAGAAAAAACTATTTCCAAAACTTTTGCTGGAGTAGATGGCATTGCTAAAATGGATAAATTAATGAATCGATTCCGCCAAAATGAACCTACAGAATTTAATGGCACTAAGATTATTAGTGTTCAGGATTTTCAAAGTGGACTGCAAAAAAATGCCGATGGGACAACCAAAGCATTAGGTTTGCCCAGTGCAAATGTTTTGAAATTTATTTTAGCTGATGAAACTTGGATTGCTGTGCGCCCATCAGGAACAGAACCAAAAATTAAAAATTACGTAGGTGTGACCGCTAATACAGAAGCTGAAGCTAATGATAATTTAGCAGCTTATGTAGAAGCAATTGATAGTTGGTATTAA
- the trxB gene encoding thioredoxin-disulfide reductase — MSEKNYDVIIIGAGPAGMTAALYASRSNLQVLMLDRGIYGGQMNNTAAIENYPGFKSIMGPELGEQMYQSATQFGVDYQYGTVESVSLDGNDKLVHTTDETFRAPALIIATGSEYKKIGIPGEDEYSGKGVSYCAVCDGAFFKGEDVVVIGGGDSAVEEGIYLTQLAKSVTIVHRRDQLRAQQILQKRAFANDKIKFIWNAAVEEVQGDDKKVTAVRYQDKESGQEKIINAAGVFIYVGIKPNTEALNNLKITNADNWIETNDHMETKVPGIFAVGDVRKKDLRQITTAVGEGGLAGQGVFNYLQTLTDVD; from the coding sequence ATGTCAGAAAAAAATTATGATGTGATTATTATTGGCGCTGGTCCTGCCGGAATGACTGCGGCTTTGTATGCTTCACGTTCTAACTTACAAGTATTGATGCTTGATCGGGGTATTTATGGCGGTCAAATGAATAATACTGCAGCCATAGAAAATTATCCGGGGTTTAAATCAATCATGGGTCCTGAACTGGGTGAACAAATGTATCAATCAGCAACGCAATTTGGGGTTGATTATCAATATGGTACAGTAGAATCAGTAAGTTTAGATGGTAATGATAAGTTGGTTCATACTACCGATGAAACTTTCAGAGCGCCAGCATTAATAATTGCCACGGGTTCAGAATATAAGAAAATTGGTATTCCTGGTGAAGATGAATATTCTGGAAAAGGAGTATCTTATTGTGCTGTCTGTGATGGTGCCTTCTTTAAAGGTGAAGACGTTGTAGTGATTGGCGGTGGCGACTCAGCGGTAGAAGAAGGAATTTATTTAACGCAATTAGCTAAGTCAGTAACCATTGTTCATCGGCGTGATCAACTGCGAGCTCAACAAATTTTACAAAAAAGAGCCTTTGCTAATGACAAGATTAAATTTATTTGGAATGCTGCTGTAGAAGAAGTGCAAGGTGATGACAAGAAAGTAACCGCTGTGCGTTATCAAGATAAAGAATCTGGTCAAGAAAAAATAATTAACGCAGCGGGAGTCTTTATCTATGTGGGAATTAAGCCGAATACTGAAGCCTTAAATAATTTGAAAATAACTAATGCAGATAATTGGATCGAAACTAATGACCATATGGAGACCAAAGTTCCAGGCATTTTTGCCGTCGGGGATGTGCGCAAAAAAGATTTGCGGCAAATTACTACTGCTGTTGGTGAAGGTGGACTAGCAGGTCAAGGAGTTTTCAACTATTTACAAACTTTAACTGATGTTGACTAA
- the lgt gene encoding prolipoprotein diacylglyceryl transferase: MSLLVLNPIFLQLGPFAIRWYGVLIATGAIIGVWLALREAQKRQIMADDIIDLVLWGVPFALIGARLYYVIFQWSFYAQYPSEIIKIWHGGIAIYGGLIAALLVTIVFTQKRQLPIWLVLDIAAPSLLVGQIVGRWGNFMNQEAYGAITSASFLQGLHLPNFVIQQMLINGHYRQPTFLYESVWNLIGLIILLTLRHRPKLFKQGEVFLSYVLWYSLGRFFVEGMRTDSLYWGALRVSQVLSVVLFIGALVVVIYRRRQGNLPDYLAGSGFKYPYQR, from the coding sequence ATGAGCTTATTAGTTTTAAATCCTATTTTTCTACAGTTGGGCCCCTTTGCTATTCGTTGGTATGGAGTGTTAATTGCTACGGGGGCTATTATTGGAGTCTGGTTAGCCTTACGTGAAGCCCAGAAACGCCAAATTATGGCTGATGATATTATTGATTTGGTATTATGGGGAGTTCCGTTTGCTTTAATTGGGGCCCGTTTATATTATGTAATTTTTCAGTGGTCATTTTATGCACAATATCCTAGTGAAATTATTAAAATTTGGCATGGTGGTATTGCGATTTATGGTGGTCTGATTGCTGCCTTATTAGTAACGATTGTTTTTACACAAAAACGGCAGTTACCTATTTGGTTAGTGTTAGATATCGCTGCTCCAAGTTTATTAGTTGGTCAAATTGTTGGTCGTTGGGGTAATTTTATGAATCAGGAAGCCTATGGGGCAATTACTTCAGCTAGTTTTTTACAGGGCTTACATCTGCCCAATTTTGTAATTCAACAGATGCTTATCAATGGACATTATCGGCAGCCAACGTTTTTATACGAATCCGTTTGGAATTTGATTGGTCTAATTATTTTATTAACTTTACGTCATCGACCAAAACTCTTTAAACAAGGAGAAGTATTTTTAAGTTATGTACTGTGGTATTCTTTAGGACGTTTTTTTGTGGAAGGAATGCGAACTGATAGTCTTTATTGGGGAGCATTAAGAGTATCGCAAGTACTGTCAGTAGTGCTTTTTATTGGGGCGCTGGTTGTTGTCATTTATCGAAGACGCCAAGGTAATTTACCAGATTATCTCGCTGGTAGTGGTTTTAAGTATCCGTATCAACGTTAA
- the hprK gene encoding HPr(Ser) kinase/phosphatase encodes MGKNIITVQDLINNTNIEVYYGQEYLAKRPIVETEISRPGLELTGYFDYYPYERVQLFGQTETSYAKAMTPKNRYHVLTEMCTDKTPAFVFSRGIQPSLEMRQAANEHQIPILGSPLTTTRVSNIITQYLEKVLAERQSIHGVLVDVYGLGVLIKGDSGIGKSETALELVKNGHRLVADDRVDIFQQNEHTLVGEAPEILKNLMEVRGIGIIDVMNLFGASAVRTSMEISLIMNLKNWSPNENYERIGLDDNTEQIFDVVVPSMTIPVKVGRNIANIIEVAAMDYRAKKMGYDAAARFEENLTGLIKKNSESDANK; translated from the coding sequence ATGGGAAAAAACATCATCACTGTACAAGATTTAATTAATAATACTAATATTGAAGTTTATTATGGCCAAGAATATCTTGCTAAACGCCCGATTGTGGAAACCGAAATTTCGCGTCCAGGTCTAGAATTAACAGGTTATTTTGATTATTATCCGTATGAACGAGTGCAATTATTTGGACAAACTGAAACATCTTATGCAAAAGCTATGACTCCTAAGAATCGGTATCATGTTTTGACAGAAATGTGTACTGATAAAACGCCTGCCTTTGTCTTTTCTCGAGGGATTCAACCTTCACTAGAAATGCGGCAGGCAGCAAATGAACATCAAATACCAATTTTGGGCTCACCATTAACAACAACGCGAGTTTCTAACATTATTACACAATATTTAGAAAAAGTTTTGGCAGAACGTCAGAGTATTCATGGTGTTTTAGTTGACGTTTACGGTTTAGGTGTTTTAATTAAAGGTGACTCGGGAATCGGTAAAAGTGAAACTGCTCTAGAACTTGTTAAGAACGGACATCGTCTAGTTGCTGATGATCGAGTTGATATTTTCCAACAAAATGAGCATACTTTAGTCGGTGAAGCACCCGAAATTTTAAAAAATTTAATGGAAGTGCGAGGCATTGGTATTATCGATGTTATGAACTTGTTTGGTGCTAGTGCAGTCAGAACTTCTATGGAAATTTCTTTAATTATGAATCTCAAAAATTGGTCTCCAAACGAAAATTATGAAAGAATTGGTTTGGATGATAATACAGAACAAATTTTTGATGTTGTAGTGCCTTCAATGACGATTCCGGTTAAAGTGGGACGTAATATTGCTAATATTATTGAAGTTGCAGCAATGGATTATCGAGCAAAAAAGATGGGCTATGATGCAGCCGCTCGTTTTGAAGAAAATCTTACTGGTTTAATCAAAAAAAATTCTGAAAGTGACGCTAATAAATGA
- a CDS encoding phage holin family protein produces MGTIVKIIYQTIINTLLFMAIARVLPSMFFIDNFLTALIAGFLLVLLNMTIKPILHIISFPITLLTFGLFSLVINGLTLEIIAWLISGFVLRSFSAAIFIALIMSIANSFIGYHAFQRRF; encoded by the coding sequence GTGGGAACAATCGTGAAGATTATCTACCAAACTATTATTAACACACTATTGTTTATGGCAATTGCTCGGGTTTTACCGAGTATGTTTTTTATAGATAATTTTTTAACTGCCCTTATTGCGGGATTTTTACTAGTGTTGTTAAATATGACGATTAAGCCAATCTTGCATATTATTTCTTTTCCAATTACTTTATTAACTTTTGGTCTCTTTTCCTTAGTGATTAATGGTTTAACTTTAGAGATAATTGCCTGGTTGATTAGTGGTTTTGTTTTACGTAGTTTTAGTGCAGCAATTTTTATTGCTTTGATAATGTCAATAGCGAATTCTTTTATCGGTTATCATGCTTTTCAAAGAAGATTTTAG